In the genome of Shewanella denitrificans OS217, the window AATCATCTAACGCCAATTTAATCCCTGCTAGTGATAGATCCATTAACTGCTTATCTGCTATTTCACTTCTATTAATAGTGCTTTCGGTTAATTCAAGTTCGAGTTGCTCTGGTTGGATTTCATGCTTAGACAAGGTATTCATCACAAATTGATAAAAATCGCTGCGATTAAGCTGCAATGCCGATAAGTTTGCCGCCATGGATAGCTTAACGTCATTTCTTGTCATTTGATTCCATTGGGCTAACTGCTGGCAGGCCATATCTATCACCCATCGGCCTATCTCATCGATTAAACCCATCTCTTCAGCCACAGGAATAAACACCATGGGTGAAATCAACCCTTGCGTCGGGTGCTGCCATCGTATCAAGGCTTCTACACCCACGATATGATGATCGTTATAGCTCACTTGAGGTTGATAATATAAAATAAATTGTTGTTGTTCCACGGCAATACGCAGATCACTCTCTAGGGTTACGCGCTTAAGTACTTCATCATGGATTGCCTTCGAATAGAAATGGGATTGATTTCGACCAGATGACTTAGAGCGATACATGGCGACGTCTGCGCATTTCATTAATTGGTTCGCATCTGTGGCGCAATCAGGATAAGTGGCTATACCTAAACTCGCCGTCACTGTGACTGGATTGCCGTTTATCATCATCGCTGGTTTAAGGGATTCAAAAACTCGAGCGATGAGCTGACCTATGTTGACAATATTGCCAAGGTTTTGCACTAATATTGCAAATTCATCACCACCTAAGCGGCACAAGGTGTCCCCTTCTCTGAGCGGATTTTTTAAGCGTTGTGCCACTTCCTGTAATAAATAATCACCCGCCTCATGCCCCATGGTGTCATTAACATTCTTAAAAAAATCTAAGTCCAGCATGATCAGAGCTAAGCTTTTGTTCTCCCGTTTTGCGGTGGGGATGGCATTTTTTAATGTTTCATCGAAAAAGTATCTATTTGTGAGCCCTGTCAAGGTATCCCGTTCCGCCAAATGCCGTAATTTGACGTAACTGGAACGCAATTCTTGCTCCAACTTAAAACGCTCTTGAGCCTGTAAGATGGCTCGCTTGAGCCTGACTGAAGACACCTCGCTCTTAACGATAAAATCTTGTGCTCCTGCTTCTATACATTTTAATGCTATACCTTCATCGCTACTGTGGCTTAGCATGATGATTGCTGTGCTTTTTATCCACACCCCCTGTAGCAAGGTTAACACTTCTAAGCCATCCATATCCGGCAGGCTATAATCCAGTAATACCACGTCGAATTGATCAGATGTGGCCAATTCTAGCCCTTTTTTTGCCGTGTCAGCTTCAATAATATTGAGTGCTAATCCTGAGTTTTTTAGATTGCGAATAGCATTCATTCTGTCTATGGTGTCATCATCAATTAAGAGTATTTTCATCACTTTATGCTCGACAATGTTAAAACATCAATTATGGTCAACAGGCAATTCCACTAAACGCCAATAATGATCCAACAGCTGCAGTAACTCAGTAAAATCACTGTCTAACTTTGATTTCACAATGTAACCCGCAATATGCTCTTTATAGGCTTGTGCCCTATCCTGATCATCATTTGATGTGGTGAGCACAAACACCACACTGTCGGTCAATTTAGGATCTTTTCTGAGCTCAACTAGCATCTCAAGTCCGTTCATACGAGGCATATTCAAATCGAGCAAAATAATAAATGGCCGACCCACACCTTGGTTACGCAGAATAGCTAACCCTTCTACACCGTCGACTGCGCGATAATAGGGGTTAGCTAATCGCAGCTTCTTTAAGGCGCGCTCTATGCTCATGGCATCGATATCATCATCTTCAACCAATAGAATGGATACTTCCTTGTATGCCCTGTTATTCATCTAAATAACTCCTTAATAAATTGTATTTAGGCCAAGTAAATTGAAATTGAGTTCCGCGCACACCATCAGATTCAACATTGATAGTGCAATGATAGCGTTCAATAATTTTTTTAATAATGGCCAATCCCATCCCACTTCCTTCAACTTCATCTCGAGGTTTTAAGGTTTGAAATAGCCCGAAAATACGTTGCTGATGCTCGGGCGCAATCCCTGGGCCATCATCCTTAACCGTGAATTCAATGTGTTCACGCATATTTTTTGCCGTTACAGTGATAGCACCACAATCCGAGTCGTGGTGCTTAATCGCATTGTTGATCAAGTTGCGCATGACTAATTCAAAAGGGGTCGATAAGGTATTAAAGTCAGGTAAATCTACGCTGCAATTCAAGGTGAAATTAACTGGGGGGCTCAGTAGCTTAAATGTCTCAGCCACCATTTCGCTGACATTGATACTTTTAAACTCTCCATGCTTACGACCAATACGAGAATAGGCAAGCAAGTCATTTAACAGATTCTCTAAGCGAGTTATGCGATTTTGCATCAAGGCTAAATAGTCTAATGTTTGCGTGTTAGCACTGTCTTGAACATCTTCTCGGATCCAACTGGCGAGCTGCATGATGCCGCGAAGCGGGGCTTTAAGGTCGTGGGAGGCCACATAAGCAAAATCATCAAGCTCTTTATTACTGCGTTCTAGATGAAGCATATATTGCTTCATTTTGCTTTCAGTGGCTTTTCGCAAACTAATGTCACGTACTGTGGCGGAGAAAAACAGCTGGTTATTGAGCGTGATATCGACAACCGCTATCGTCATGAAAAATTGTTCGCCATTGGCTCTGCGCCCTAACGTCTCAAAGCTTTGACCTATAGTGCCAACCTCTTGAGACAAAAAACTGTCGACAAGGCTTTGCCTGGGCTCACCATGGTCAATTTCAGCGACTAGGGTACGTATATTCTTGCCGATAATGTCATCGGTTGAATAGCCAAAGATCTGTTCTGCGGCTTTATTAAAACTTAACACCCCTCCCTGACTATCCATCAACATGACGGCATCATACATATTCTCTAAGGTGACTCTCAGCCGCTCTTCCTTTTCAGCCAGCTCAATTTGTTGCGCAAGCTGCTTGATGCTTGTTTGCTCACGATAGCGTAAATGCATGAGTAACAGCATCAAAACAGAAATGACAGCACTAATGGAGAGTACGATATTACTATGGGCCCACAGTGAACCTGATTGAGTATTTGGCCCGTTAAACAAGGCAAGTTCTGTACGCCACAGGCTCTCTTTAAAAGAAAACTCGCTGCTTTTCTTAAGCTGAACAGTATGTTCTGCTAGGTTACTGGGGTTACTTGCAATTAAGGTATCGCCGTCGAAGAGTTTGAATTGAAATTGAAAATCATCAGCGATGGACAAGGTCGGCACCACACTGTCGAGTAATTTTTGAACACTAATGATCGCTAAAATAAAGCCATTAAATTCTCCGCCAACACCTAATGGCCTAACGACCACCAGCCCATATTCACCCTGAACTAGCTTCACGGGAGAAATGATGGTCGTGCTATCACGAGCTAGCGCCTGTGTGAGTAGCCCGTGTCTTTCACTCCCATGCTCAATAAATAATCCTTTTACCTCTTCATCACTGCTGCGAGACACAATCCAGTTAGCATTAAAGGACTCATCCACCCACTCGATAGCCTGAAAAATAGGAAAGTCGCGAATATAAGTCTGGGCGTCGGCTTCCCAGACGTGTTGAGAAGTACCACCATTGGACTCCCAACGCACAGCCATTCGTTCTAATGACTGTAAGTGCTTGTCCAAGGCCAGAGATAAAGCCGCTTGATGGTTTTCTAATTGCTGCTGAAGTTTAGAGGCTATCTGATTGTCTTTTTGAGTATTCAATGCTTGCCAGAGTAACAGTGTAAAGGCAAGAAGGGTTAATCCCGCTGTCAGCAGGTTTCTCATATGCAAATGGTGGACTGATAATCTGGAGATGTTATAGCCCCAAGAGAGCAGCCCTAAACCTAATAAGATAAACCCTACTGAAGTATGAATAGCCATCTTAGTTAAATAACCCCAGCCATACGCCGTTTCTAACCCCATGGCATAACCCAGTAAGGCAATAGTGCCTAAGGCTATGATCACTGTGCCTAATAAGGTCATCTCATTGAATCTAGCATTGGCATTGACCAGTACTAGCACTATGCCACTTAGGAGAAAGCATAGCGCGCTGTTAGGTGCCATTCTACCGGGCGAAGCCGTTGATATGGTAACGTAGGGCTCCATAAGCAGCTGATCTATCCCTAAATCCAATTGAAAATATATCTCGATAAGGGTAAGACCACCAATTAGGCTCACTATAGCGCCAACTAGCATCGCCATTCTGGCATAGCCATATAAAGACAACAGCAAGCAACTACCAGATAATACAAAACCCAACGCCGTATTGTATTGCATAGGAGGAAATGATTCGTGAATTTGCAATAAGGTGATATTTTGCAGGTACCAACCCGTGATGACGGTAAGTCCCAGACATAAGATGCATATGGCAAGTAAGGCACTTGCTATGAGGGAGCTTGCTCTGTTTCTGTTAAGAATTGACCCCGCAAAATGAGACATAGATTAATCGATCTCCTTGATTCTTATCGCTTGATACCAGAGGCGGTTCTGGCCACAATCCCTGTGCATCGATTAATTATTTAATATAACTAAGGTCGTATTAACATAGTGAAATCAGTTGGTAATAGGTTAATTCAAGCAGAAAGATGAAAAATTGCTACACCTACAACAGGCTTTAATTGAATAGATATTCAAAACACAACTAAAGTATGAGTAGCTTAAAAACATGGAGCCGAAATAACAGACAATGAAGATGAATACATCTTGTCTGCACATAAGGAATATTATACTAACAAGCCGTCACAAGTTCCCTAAGCCAAGCAACCCTTTCCTCTGATTATTGACACCCTTCCACTAAATCAGCACTTTTATCTTGCTGAAACTCGTGCGTTAAGCGGATATAAGATGAAATTTAACCGTAATTATGAGTATGATAGGCGAAATAATAATAAAGGAAGTTCACATGCTAGGGTTAGTACTCGGTTCCAGTCTTATCATCATCTTAAGTTACCTCTGGTATGCAGGGTTAGTTAGGAAGCGACAATTGGCTTTAGAGGCACTGGGCGCTATCGACGATAAACTGGCTCAAAGAACGGCATTAGTCCATGAATATGCCGATAGCCTCAAGAGCCAGCGAGATCACTTGCAGGAACAAGAAGCGCTACTGGCAAAACTTGATGCCCTGCAAGCCAGCTACCAATGGCAAGCCGATGCCGACAATATTGCATCTTTTCTCGAAAGCTGGATACGAGTGGATTTACTACTCACTGAATTAGTCGACTCCTTTAACCATTTAGACCCCAATGATAGCTGGCTAGAGAGCTATAATGAGCTGAAAGAAAACTGCCTCACCGCCCAACGTTTTTATAACCATGCCGTCGATGAGCTTAACCTTGGAGTCACTTCATTGCCAGGATCTATCGTGGCCAATATCATGCAGATAAAAGTGATGCCATGCTTTAAACAAGATCTTGCGAGCCACAGCGAAGGCTAAGCTTTCAAATACAATATTCGCAATCCCACTTATGGAGGGCAAGTTCATGGTGCTGCCACCAAAACTGTTTGGCTTGTCTCCATTGATCTTGCTGCTTTTTATCGGCATGAGCACAGGCTTGCAGGCGCAAACCGATCCCAGCCAAGCCAAGGATTATCAAGCAAAATGGTTAACCTCATTGCCTGTAGACAGGCTCAGCTGGGCAAGATTTTCAGCCCTTCCTATTTCAGCCGTTGTCACCCCGGCAGTTACCACTAAATCCACCTCAGACATCATTTTTTATCCTCTAGAGCCAATAGCCCCTGCGCGTCTAGAGAGTGATACCAGTACCAAGCCAAGCTTGACGCTGGAAGCTAAGACTAAGTACAACATCACCCTTAAACCTCAACGTCAGCAGTCGATTAACCCCCACAGTGCCAAGCCAAAGATTATTGCCCGTTATTCGACTCAGGGGACTTCCAAGCAATTGGCATCAGACAAGGATAAGGTGTACCACTATACCAAGCATGATGGTGGCGCCGTATTTAGTGATAGAGCCCCAGAGGGCGGGGAGTATCAAGTTTTATTGTTTGAATGCTTCGCTTGCCGGCTTGATTCCAATCTAGACTGGCATAAAATTCCATTATTTGCCTTAGATTACAGCCACTCAGTGGCAGAAGCCGCTAAGATTTACCGCTTAGAACCCGCGCTTATTCGCGCCGTTATTCACGCAGAATCGGCCTTCGATGTGCATGCGCGCTCAAAAGCTGGCGCCATGGGATTAATGCAACTGATGCCAACGACAGCCGCTGACATGGGGGTGACCAATGCTTTCAATGCCCAGCAAAATATCTTAGGTGGCAGCCGTTATTTGGCGCAAATGCTCAAACAATTTAACGGTGATATCGAGCTTGCCTGCGCCGCCTATAATGCGGGGCCCACCACAGTGACTCAATATCGCGGTATACCACCTTATCCAGAAACTCAGGCCTATGTAAAACGGGTCAAAATTTTATTGCAGCGTTACCGCAATGTCTCAGCCAGTTAGCGATGAAGAGAGCCTTATGAAAACAAAAAAAATAACGAACATGATGCTAGCAAGCCAAACCATGACACTTTTAGCTATTGCCTTAACGTCAGCTTCAGTGGCAGCAGAACCTGCTCCCTCCCAAGAAGATATGCGGCTATACACGATAGCAAGCGCCCCAAGTGCCGGGCGTATCGAACAAGATATCAAGACCTTAGTGGGTTTTGGCACCCGTCATACCTTGTCACAAACTGACTCCAACGCCCAAGGCATAGGGGCTGCTAGGCGCTGGATTGAAACTGAATTCCAACGTATTTCGGCCAAATGTAATGGCTGTTTAGAAGTGGTAACGCTTTCTGAAACTGTATCAGGTAAGCGCATCCCTAACCCCACTGAAGTAGTTAACGTGATTGCCATACAGCGAGGCCTAACGGACCCCAATAGAGCCGTCGTCATGACCGGCGACATAGACTCAAGAGTCACAGATGTGATGAACTCAAGTGCCATATCCCCCGGCGCTAACGACAATGCCTCAGGGGTGGCAGGTACGTTAGAGGCGGCAAGAGTCTTGTCTCAATATCAATTCGCAGGCACCATCATCTATGCTGCGCTCTCAGGGGAAGAGCAAGGACTTTATGGCGGCGATATCTTAATTAATCATGCCAAAGCCCAAGGTTTACAGATCCAAGCCGTACTCAATAATGACATGATAGGCAATATCGCTGGCATCAACGGGGTAATCGATAACCACAGCGTGCGGGTATTTTCCGAGGGGGTACGTATAGCAGAAACCTCAGAAGAAGCAAAAGAGCGCTATTTCAGCGGTGGCGAGAATGATTCTGCATCCAGAAACTTAGCAAGAAAAATCAAATCATTAGCCGACCAGTACATGACCAACCTCGATGTGCAATTGATCAATCGATTAGATAGATTCGGCCGTGGTGGTCATCACCTGCCCTTTAATAAAGCAGGTTTTGCCGCGGTGCGTGTGATGGAAACCAACGAGCATTACCACAGGCAGCATCAAGATATCCGCACCGAAAATGGCATTGCTTACGGGGATGTGATTGAAGGGGTCGATTTTGACTTTAACGCTAAACTCACGGCGCTTAATGCCATCAGCTTAGCCGCCATGGCGTGGGCACCCGCACCGCCAAAAGAGGTAAAAATAAGCGGTGAAGTCAGCGCCGATACTGTGCTCAAGTGGACAGTCAATAACAAGGATAAGGCCTTAGTAGGTTATCGGGTTTATTGGCGTAACACCACAGCATCCGAGTGGACCCATAGCCGTTATGTGGGCAAGTTAGGTCAATTCACCTTAAAGAATTTGGTTATCGACAATTACCTGTTCGGCGTTGCCAGTGTCAGCGCTGACGGCAACACCAGCCCAGTGGTATTCCCAGGGGCAATCGGCGCGTTTTAACCCCCTTTGTAGAATAGGGGATTAGAGGTCTCACTGCGCTAGTTAGCATAAGTGTTGGGGCGACTAACGCAGGTTAGCTCCCCCCTATCGGCTATTCGCCCACTTCCCACTTCACTGTGACATGGCCGTCTATGCCCCCCAGTGTCTTAGCTAAATAGTCTAGGCTATCTTTGGCCAGCTCATCCAGTTGCCATGGCGGGTTAATGATCCAAAGACCCGCTGCCGTCATACCAAACTCATTGGAGTCAGTCTTAATGCCTTGCTCAAGGCGTAACTGCTTAGTGATACCGCTATTTTTAAGCTTACTCAGCATAGCTTCTGTCTGCTCTCTATCGACCACTGGGTACCACAGCATAAATACACCGGTAGAGAAGCGCTTATGGGCCTTGATGATGGCATCGGCCACGTCTTGATAGTCGGTCTTAATTTCAAAACTGGGGTCAATCAACACCACACCGCGGCGCTCAAGTGGCGGCACGGCGGCAATCAGTCCCGCTAAACCATCACCCTTGATGACTTTCACTTGCCTGTCTTTGGCAAAGTAATCACTGAGTAACTCATGATCTGTGCCGTGCAACTCGTGCAGCACCATGCGATCTTGTGGCCTAAGCTCGCTATCAACAAACGCGGGGGAACCCGGATACAGACTTAACTCATCCTGCTCGGCATTAAAGGTTTTAACCGCCGCCACATAGTCCTTTAACGCTAAGGGTAAATCTGTTTTATCCCAAAGCTTAGCCACGCCATCTAAATATTCACCGGTTTTCTGGGCAAACTCATCCTCTAATGAATACGCGCCCGCGCCAGCATGGGTATCCACATACACAAAGGCTTTATCTTTTTTGTGCATGGCTTTAAGCACTTGTAACAAGATGGCGTGTTTGAGCACATCGGCATAATTGCCAGCATGATAACCGTGGCGGTAACTTAGCATCGGGGAGATTCCAGAGAATAAAAGGATAATGGCCATATTATAAACCCAAGCAGCCTCAAGATACGAGTTTCAACATCTTGAGCTTGTTTGGGTATGAATTTTAACGCCCATCAGGTATAGGTGTTCACAGCAAAGGGCTTTTGGCATAATAGCCACAATCATTATTGACATAGCAGAAGATCGTGACGCGCATATTTTTCAATCAGCAATACCCTACGCTCGTCGACATCAGTCAGCGCTGGCAACTCGAGTTCGATAAAGAGGCTGAGTTCGAACTGAAATTCGAGCAAAACCAGCTGAGTTTGCATAAGCGAGACGAGCCTAAGCTTGATGGTATAGTGGTGGATTTTATCAGTGGCGCCGTCGCCCACAGACGTAAATTTGGTGGTGGACGCGGTCAATCCATTGCCAAAGCCGTCGGTTTAAAGCAAGGCGTTACTCCCACTGTTGTTGATGGCACCGCAGGCCTTGGGCGGGATGCCTTCGTGCTCGCAAGCCTAGGTTGCAAAGTCATCATGGTTGAGCGTCACCCCGTGGTCGCCGCGCTATTAGAAGATGGCCTACGCCGCGCCTATGACGACGCTGAAATTGGCGCTTGGATGACGGAGCGCATGAGTTTGTTTCCTGGCTCAAGCTTGGAAGCCTTAGCAAAAATCACCGACGCCGTGGATGTGGTCTACTTAGACCCCATGTATCCCCACAGGGACAAGTCGGCATTAGTGAAAAAAGAAATGCGGGTGTTTCAGTCCTTAGTTGGCGCCGATCTCGATGCCGATGGCCTACTCACCCCCGCCATGACCTTGGCCACCAAACGTGTGGTCGTCAAACGCCCCGATTACGCCGAAGACTTAGATGGCATCAAACCATCCATGGTCATCGCCACTAAGAAAAACAGATTCGACGTATACATAAAAGCGGCAATGAAATAGCGTTTTGGCCTCAGAATAAGTGTGAAATATCGTGGAAAATAACAGGGTGGGTTCGGGGGCAGCGCTAATATCCAGAATAACGCGGACTCTTTTCGAGTAAAAAGCTCAATAGCAGAACTCGGCCATTGAGCTAACGTCACGGGTGACGCCATATTCTTACCGGTAAGAAGATCCCTGTGGGCTCAAGCGCAGCATCCCTGCTGCACATGCACTCGAGCCATTTAGCCCTATCAGATAAATACTCATAGACTTCCCGCTGTGATACAGCTTACAAGCTTCAGCAAGGCAATCTAGGGCAAGTTTAGCTAGGTGCACCGCTAACGATGAACTCATCTAGGCTATTAATGACTTGTTCTACACTAATAAGCTGCATTAATTCACTGCCTTTAGCTCGCGTACCCCAAGGCACCTCGCCATCAAACTGACCTGTGATAGCCTGTTCATACACGCTCACCACCCTGTGCTGAGATAAATAGGGGCCGGTACGTCCCGGATTTGAATGAGCATAGAGTCCAATGACAGGCGTGCCTTGAGTCACCGCCATATGCGCAGGCCCAGTATCGGGAGACAAGACTAGATCCGCCTGTTTTAACAGTGCCAATAATTGGGTTAATGAAGTCTTGCCAACTAAGTTTTCCAACAGTTGGTTGCTCGCAAGCTCAATGTCTGTGGCTAATTGACGCTCCTGCTGCGTTGGCCCACCGCACAGTATCACTCGATAACCTCGGTTAATCATGTGATCCGCAGCCGCCGCGTAGCGTTTTGCCAACCAATTACGCTCAGGCTTACTGGCTGCGGCGCAAATGATCATCACAGGCTCTATGCCTTCCACCAGCTGCTGAGCAAATTGCTCGTCTTCAACTGGCACGGGAATATTCCAAGCTGGCCTTAAATCACTGACTCCTATGGCCTTAGCAAAGCCCATAAAACCTTCCAACACATGGGGAGAGGTTTGTGGCTCGATAGTATGGTTAGTCACCAACCACTGCCCTTCTTTGGCTCTAGCTTTATCAAAACCTATGCGGACTTTTGCTTTAATCATTAACGAAGCAATGCTGGCCCTCAAGGCGACTTGCATGTGCAGCAAGACATCAAACTTCTGTCCCGCTAAGGCTTTACGTAAATTACCATAGCTGCGCCAACCTTGGGATTTATCAAAAATAACAAACTCAACATCGGGTAAATGTTTGAGTAATTGATATTCAACCTTACCTATCACCCAAGTGATGGCAAGCTTAGGGTATTGACGTTGAATGGCCTGCACCATGGCCACTGCATGGCACACATCACCGATGGCAGATAGGCGTAATAAACACAGGGAAGTCATTGAACTAAAATCAGGTTTCATGGGCAGCCGTTTGTTTGATGGTCGGTGAGAAGGTTAGCGCAAAGTAGCGATCTTAATGTAGAATACCCTTTCGATCCACTTAGTTCCTTCAGCTTTTGTGATTAAAGCATGCAAATAAAAACAACGCAAAAAGGCCATATCGCTTGGTGCCAAGATGAAGCTCAGGCTCTGCCTGTAGCAGGCTTTACTATGGATTATTGGCAAGCCAAAGATGCCATAGTCGGTCAATCCAAGGGGCGCTATACCACTTGGTTTGTGCAAGCTAATGCGTATTTCCCCAGTTGCAGTGCAGAGCAACATTGGGTGCTTAGGCATTATTGGCGCGGTGGATTAATCGAAAAGCTCAGTAAAGATGCCTATGTCTATACGGGCCTTAAACGCACCCGCGCCGTTGCTGAACTCGCCTTATTGGAACAGCTCTATCGAGAAGGCTTTGCCGTTCCGCGCCCCATTGCCGCTAATGTCGAACGTTTTGGGATCTGGTATCGCGCCGATATCATCATAGAGCGTGTCCCCTTAGCGAAAGACTTAGTGGCTCATCTTGCTAACGACAGCCTGACTCCAATTCAATGGCACGCATTAGGCCAGACCCTAGCCCAGTTTCACCTGCGCGGCGTGTATCACGCCGACTTAAATGCCAAGAATATTCTCATTGCCGATAACAAGTTTTACCTTATCGATTTCGATCGTGGCGAATTTAGAACGCCACAAAAAAACTGGCAACAGGCTAACTTGGCAAGATTGCTGCGTTCATTCAACAAAGAGCAATCCAAGCAAGCCAACCTAGGTTTTACCCTCGATAATTGGCACTTGTTAATGATGGGTTACCAGGAAGCCATGCTATCAAAACCCACTTAATCACACAGCGTCACTGGCTTAATTCGCTACGGATGAGCCATAACGCTCAATAACGGCTAACTGCTTAACTAAGGCGCCGCGATTTTCTTCAACCACGGCGATTGCCGCCTTTGAGGCTTGCTGGGCTAAATCGGCTTGTTCAAATAGGCTAAGTAAATGCGCGGCCAATGTCTCTGCCGAGTCCACCACAGTTAAGCCACCGGCCTCGACCAGCAACTGAGTAATCTGCGTAAAGTCCCAATGATGAGGACCAACACAGACAGAGAGCCCCATGGCCGCTGGCTCCAAAGGATTATGGCCGCCATTTTCAATCAAGGTGCCGCCCACAAACGCTTGATCGCCACAGCCATAGAGCATCAATAGCTCTCCCATGGTATCCCCAAGTAATACCTGAGTATCGGCACTCATCTTTTGCTCAGTGCTACGTCTTGCAAGCTGCAGCCCTGCTTGACTGACAGTGCTCGCCGCCAACTCAAATTGCTCAGGATGGCGCGGCGCCATGATAAGCAAGGCCTTAGGGAAGCGTGCCAAAATGTGCTTATGTGCGGTTAATATGGCGCCAAACTCTCCCGGATGCACGCTACCCGCCACCCACACAGGTTCAACCGTTCGTTGCCACTGCTGGCGCAATACTCTTGCCTGCTGGCGTTTAGCATCATCTATCTGCAAATCAAACTTTAAACTGCCACACACTTGTACCCGCCTAGCGTCAACCCCAAGGGCAATAAAGCGCTCTGCCTCTGCCTGCGTCTGCACCGCAATAACATCTAAGGACTGCAACATGGGCCGATTTAACTTAGGGTAATTGGCATATTTATCCGCAGATTTTTGTGACAAGCGGCCATTGGCTAACACTAACTTACAGCCGCGCTTATGTGCTTGATGGACTAAATTAGGCCACAATTCGGTTTCCATAATGATGCACAGCTCAGGTTTAAGCTGCTTTAAGAAGCGCTTTACACTAAAAGGGAGATCGAAGGGTAGATAGCAATGCTGCACTGTATCGCCAAAGGCTTTGCGTACCTGGACCGAACCCGTTGGGCTGGTGGTGGTAACAGTAAAGTGCCACTCGGGATGCGCCTTCATTAACGCTTTAATCAAAGGTATCGCCGCTAGGGTCTCGCCCAT includes:
- a CDS encoding putative bifunctional diguanylate cyclase/phosphodiesterase, translating into MKILLIDDDTIDRMNAIRNLKNSGLALNIIEADTAKKGLELATSDQFDVVLLDYSLPDMDGLEVLTLLQGVWIKSTAIIMLSHSSDEGIALKCIEAGAQDFIVKSEVSSVRLKRAILQAQERFKLEQELRSSYVKLRHLAERDTLTGLTNRYFFDETLKNAIPTAKRENKSLALIMLDLDFFKNVNDTMGHEAGDYLLQEVAQRLKNPLREGDTLCRLGGDEFAILVQNLGNIVNIGQLIARVFESLKPAMMINGNPVTVTASLGIATYPDCATDANQLMKCADVAMYRSKSSGRNQSHFYSKAIHDEVLKRVTLESDLRIAVEQQQFILYYQPQVSYNDHHIVGVEALIRWQHPTQGLISPMVFIPVAEEMGLIDEIGRWVIDMACQQLAQWNQMTRNDVKLSMAANLSALQLNRSDFYQFVMNTLSKHEIQPEQLELELTESTINRSEIADKQLMDLSLAGIKLALDDFGTGYSSLTHLQLLPFEVIKIDKSFIHNIHSESDSHFLRAICAFSKALNFEIVAEGVETEFQRGLCESLKVDRIQGYYFAKPMPAKELEEKWINRTHLFR
- a CDS encoding lytic transglycosylase domain-containing protein, with the translated sequence MTLEAKTKYNITLKPQRQQSINPHSAKPKIIARYSTQGTSKQLASDKDKVYHYTKHDGGAVFSDRAPEGGEYQVLLFECFACRLDSNLDWHKIPLFALDYSHSVAEAAKIYRLEPALIRAVIHAESAFDVHARSKAGAMGLMQLMPTTAADMGVTNAFNAQQNILGGSRYLAQMLKQFNGDIELACAAYNAGPTTVTQYRGIPPYPETQAYVKRVKILLQRYRNVSAS
- a CDS encoding ATP-binding protein produces the protein MSHFAGSILNRNRASSLIASALLAICILCLGLTVITGWYLQNITLLQIHESFPPMQYNTALGFVLSGSCLLLSLYGYARMAMLVGAIVSLIGGLTLIEIYFQLDLGIDQLLMEPYVTISTASPGRMAPNSALCFLLSGIVLVLVNANARFNEMTLLGTVIIALGTIALLGYAMGLETAYGWGYLTKMAIHTSVGFILLGLGLLSWGYNISRLSVHHLHMRNLLTAGLTLLAFTLLLWQALNTQKDNQIASKLQQQLENHQAALSLALDKHLQSLERMAVRWESNGGTSQHVWEADAQTYIRDFPIFQAIEWVDESFNANWIVSRSSDEEVKGLFIEHGSERHGLLTQALARDSTTIISPVKLVQGEYGLVVVRPLGVGGEFNGFILAIISVQKLLDSVVPTLSIADDFQFQFKLFDGDTLIASNPSNLAEHTVQLKKSSEFSFKESLWRTELALFNGPNTQSGSLWAHSNIVLSISAVISVLMLLLMHLRYREQTSIKQLAQQIELAEKEERLRVTLENMYDAVMLMDSQGGVLSFNKAAEQIFGYSTDDIIGKNIRTLVAEIDHGEPRQSLVDSFLSQEVGTIGQSFETLGRRANGEQFFMTIAVVDITLNNQLFFSATVRDISLRKATESKMKQYMLHLERSNKELDDFAYVASHDLKAPLRGIMQLASWIREDVQDSANTQTLDYLALMQNRITRLENLLNDLLAYSRIGRKHGEFKSINVSEMVAETFKLLSPPVNFTLNCSVDLPDFNTLSTPFELVMRNLINNAIKHHDSDCGAITVTAKNMREHIEFTVKDDGPGIAPEHQQRIFGLFQTLKPRDEVEGSGMGLAIIKKIIERYHCTINVESDGVRGTQFQFTWPKYNLLRSYLDE
- a CDS encoding LemA family protein, which encodes MLGLVLGSSLIIILSYLWYAGLVRKRQLALEALGAIDDKLAQRTALVHEYADSLKSQRDHLQEQEALLAKLDALQASYQWQADADNIASFLESWIRVDLLLTELVDSFNHLDPNDSWLESYNELKENCLTAQRFYNHAVDELNLGVTSLPGSIVANIMQIKVMPCFKQDLASHSEG
- a CDS encoding M28 family metallopeptidase, with amino-acid sequence MKTKKITNMMLASQTMTLLAIALTSASVAAEPAPSQEDMRLYTIASAPSAGRIEQDIKTLVGFGTRHTLSQTDSNAQGIGAARRWIETEFQRISAKCNGCLEVVTLSETVSGKRIPNPTEVVNVIAIQRGLTDPNRAVVMTGDIDSRVTDVMNSSAISPGANDNASGVAGTLEAARVLSQYQFAGTIIYAALSGEEQGLYGGDILINHAKAQGLQIQAVLNNDMIGNIAGINGVIDNHSVRVFSEGVRIAETSEEAKERYFSGGENDSASRNLARKIKSLADQYMTNLDVQLINRLDRFGRGGHHLPFNKAGFAAVRVMETNEHYHRQHQDIRTENGIAYGDVIEGVDFDFNAKLTALNAISLAAMAWAPAPPKEVKISGEVSADTVLKWTVNNKDKALVGYRVYWRNTTASEWTHSRYVGKLGQFTLKNLVIDNYLFGVASVSADGNTSPVVFPGAIGAF
- a CDS encoding response regulator, which codes for MNNRAYKEVSILLVEDDDIDAMSIERALKKLRLANPYYRAVDGVEGLAILRNQGVGRPFIILLDLNMPRMNGLEMLVELRKDPKLTDSVVFVLTTSNDDQDRAQAYKEHIAGYIVKSKLDSDFTELLQLLDHYWRLVELPVDHN